One Vitis vinifera cultivar Pinot Noir 40024 chromosome 8, ASM3070453v1 genomic window carries:
- the CTR3 gene encoding Copper transporter 1-like — protein MSQHGGMDMPPSDDNMMMMMQNSFYWSKDAIILFSGWPNHSPFMYILALLFVFLLAVAVEVLSIPPTLKQGTIPTVAALTQTVVHAVRMGLGYLVMLAVMSFNVGVLLVAIAGHAVGFFLNKYRALSVAPSPEALPLKV, from the coding sequence ATGTCTCAGCATGGTGGCATGGATATGCCTCCCTCTGATGAtaatatgatgatgatgatgcaaAACAGCTTCTACTGGAGCAAAGACGCTATCATCCTTTTCTCTGGATGGCCCAACCACAGCCCTTTCATGTATATATTGGCTCTCTTATTCGTATTCCTTCTGGCTGTCGCCGTTGAGGTCTTGTCCATCCCTCCCACCCTCAAACAGGGCACGATCCCAACGGTGGCAGCCTTAACTCAGACCGTTGTCCACGCAGTTCGCATGGGTCTGGGTTACTTGGTGATGCTGGCAGTTATGTCCTTCAACGTGGGAGTACTCCTAGTTGCCATCGCTGGCCATGCCGTTGGCTTCTTTCTCAACAAATATCGTGCACTCTCTGTGGCACCTTCTCCCGAGGCCCTCCCTCTTAAAGTATGA